One region of Halohasta litchfieldiae genomic DNA includes:
- the mvaD gene encoding phosphomevalonate decarboxylase MvaD, with amino-acid sequence MKATARAHPIQGLVKYHGMRDPELRLPYHDSISVCTAPTNTTTTVEWLTDSEPADDVYLIDGEEVDGRAAERIEMVVDHVRELAEFDHAVRFESENSFPSNIGFGSSSSGFAAAALALVEAAGLDMSLPEVSTVARRGSSSAARAVTGAFSHLYAGLNDEDCRSYRLDSELEDDLKIVAAHVPSYKETEAAHKEAAESHMFQARLAHVHDQIVEMRDGLREASFDRVFELAEHDSLSLTAATMTGPSGWVYWQPETIAVFNAVRELREEGVDVYFSTDTGASVYVNTREEYVEEVEERISEIGIETDVWEVGGPAHVLAEDKALF; translated from the coding sequence ATGAAGGCAACCGCACGAGCCCACCCGATTCAGGGACTCGTCAAATACCACGGGATGCGCGATCCGGAGCTTCGACTCCCGTACCACGATTCGATCAGTGTCTGTACCGCCCCGACCAACACCACCACGACCGTCGAATGGCTCACCGACAGCGAGCCAGCCGACGACGTCTATCTGATCGACGGCGAGGAAGTCGACGGTCGGGCTGCCGAACGAATTGAAATGGTCGTCGACCACGTCCGCGAACTGGCAGAATTTGACCACGCAGTCCGTTTCGAAAGCGAGAATTCCTTCCCCTCGAACATCGGGTTTGGCTCGTCGTCCTCTGGATTCGCCGCCGCAGCCCTCGCACTCGTTGAGGCTGCCGGACTCGATATGAGCCTGCCCGAAGTCTCAACGGTCGCCCGCCGTGGCTCGTCGTCGGCCGCTCGCGCAGTGACGGGTGCCTTTTCGCATCTGTACGCCGGGCTCAACGACGAAGACTGTCGGTCCTACCGGCTCGACTCCGAGCTTGAAGACGACCTCAAAATCGTTGCAGCCCACGTCCCGTCTTATAAAGAGACCGAAGCGGCGCATAAGGAGGCCGCCGAGAGCCACATGTTTCAGGCCCGGTTGGCTCACGTCCACGATCAGATCGTCGAGATGCGCGACGGCCTCCGCGAAGCCTCATTCGACCGCGTGTTCGAACTCGCCGAACACGATTCGCTGTCGCTGACCGCCGCAACCATGACTGGGCCATCGGGCTGGGTCTACTGGCAACCGGAGACGATTGCGGTGTTTAACGCCGTCCGCGAACTCCGTGAGGAGGGCGTCGACGTCTATTTCTCGACCGATACGGGCGCGAGCGTCTACGTCAACACGCGCGAAGAGTACGTAGAGGAGGTCGAAGAACGGATCTCCGAGATCGGGATCGAAACCGACGTCTGGGAGGTCGGCGGTCCGGCACACGTTCTCGCCGAAGACAAAGCGCTATTCTAA
- a CDS encoding ASCH domain-containing protein, translated as MGTIDADELLPNDRVRKAVLCGKMTQISRGSAYAEEGDSFVIDDQEFVVVGVDELTLGEMTDRDAQREGSADLAAYRERLVEAHEGNFEWDDDAEVVRHQFEAQ; from the coding sequence ATGGGAACAATTGATGCAGACGAGCTGTTGCCCAACGACCGGGTTCGGAAGGCGGTGCTTTGCGGTAAAATGACCCAGATTTCTCGGGGGTCGGCCTACGCCGAGGAGGGCGATAGCTTCGTGATTGACGATCAAGAGTTCGTTGTCGTGGGTGTCGACGAGCTAACGCTGGGCGAGATGACCGACAGAGACGCCCAACGGGAGGGGTCGGCGGATCTGGCGGCCTACAGAGAACGGTTAGTCGAAGCTCACGAGGGGAACTTCGAGTGGGACGATGACGCAGAGGTTGTTCGCCACCAGTTCGAAGCCCAATAA
- a CDS encoding 2Fe-2S iron-sulfur cluster-binding protein produces MTEYTVEFVGTGETITVSDKQTILKACIEEGIAQEYSCRVGMCLACSAEIIEGEVAQPAARGFTEKERENYALTCMARAQSDLKLERGVYPPSIEDDVPTASSDAAPADDD; encoded by the coding sequence ATGACCGAGTACACCGTCGAGTTCGTTGGGACCGGAGAGACGATTACGGTCTCCGACAAGCAGACGATTCTCAAAGCCTGTATCGAGGAAGGCATCGCCCAAGAGTACTCCTGCCGTGTCGGGATGTGTCTGGCCTGTTCGGCCGAGATCATCGAGGGCGAAGTCGCACAACCCGCTGCCCGCGGCTTTACCGAAAAGGAACGCGAGAACTACGCGCTGACCTGTATGGCCCGCGCCCAATCGGATCTCAAACTCGAACGCGGCGTCTACCCGCCGAGTATCGAAGACGACGTGCCGACCGCGAGTAGCGACGCAGCCCCTGCCGACGACGACTGA
- a CDS encoding succinic semialdehyde dehydrogenase: MSASSDASSTPFLNTALTADRLETLADRVDSASAETLTVTAPATTDPIGSVPACDRADVASAVEVARDAQSAWAATPVKKRAAVIDRFSDLVIKHREELLDLIQLESGKARGTAVEELFTIPSTCDQAVDCGPDAVADNPRSGGIPLLTAATVTYEPVGVVGVISPWNYPVTLAMADVIPALVAGNSVVLKPDEKTPYATLFLADLLEQAGLPADVLQIVTGEGSTVGPAVIDHVDYIAFTGGTKTGRTVAAQAGRNLIDCSLELGGKNPFLVLDDADVAEAARGAAASCFANAGQLCLAAERIYVADSIYTAFLDAFVDETRQLTLGTGYDYAADVGSLIDADQLDRVRSHVDDARESGATVQTGGRHRPDIAPYCYEPTILTDVDPEASVACEETFGPVVSVSSVPSTEAAIEAANDSPYGLNASVWTANRERGQRVARQVDCGTVCVNDGFAVGWGAVDAPMGGFGDSGLGRRHGPEGIKRYLEARTVAVSRVGPLAPPEWVPLGWAVEGLCVAQQTGRRLKRAMRSLLR, from the coding sequence ATGTCAGCCTCATCCGACGCTTCGTCGACACCCTTTTTAAATACAGCTCTCACGGCGGATCGACTGGAGACGCTCGCAGACCGGGTCGACTCGGCGTCTGCGGAGACGCTTACAGTCACGGCTCCAGCGACGACCGACCCTATCGGATCGGTGCCTGCGTGTGACAGGGCCGATGTCGCGTCCGCCGTTGAGGTGGCTCGTGACGCTCAGTCGGCGTGGGCAGCGACACCGGTCAAAAAGCGGGCTGCTGTCATCGACCGGTTTAGTGACCTCGTCATCAAACACCGCGAGGAGCTACTCGATCTCATCCAGCTCGAAAGCGGAAAGGCCCGAGGGACCGCCGTCGAGGAGCTGTTTACGATTCCGTCGACGTGTGATCAGGCGGTCGACTGCGGACCCGACGCCGTTGCCGATAACCCTCGATCCGGCGGGATTCCACTGCTTACGGCGGCGACAGTCACCTACGAACCGGTCGGTGTCGTGGGCGTCATCTCGCCGTGGAACTATCCCGTAACCCTCGCAATGGCTGACGTGATTCCGGCGCTGGTCGCGGGCAACAGTGTCGTCCTCAAACCGGATGAAAAGACGCCGTACGCCACGCTGTTTCTCGCCGACCTGTTGGAGCAGGCAGGCCTGCCAGCGGACGTCCTGCAGATCGTCACCGGCGAGGGGTCGACGGTCGGTCCCGCGGTGATCGATCACGTCGACTACATCGCCTTTACCGGCGGCACCAAAACCGGACGCACGGTCGCCGCGCAGGCTGGCCGGAACCTGATCGACTGCTCGCTCGAACTCGGCGGCAAAAACCCCTTCCTCGTGCTCGATGACGCCGATGTCGCCGAGGCCGCCCGCGGTGCGGCCGCGAGTTGCTTTGCGAACGCCGGGCAGCTCTGTCTGGCTGCCGAGCGGATCTACGTCGCGGACTCCATTTATACCGCGTTCCTCGATGCGTTCGTCGACGAAACCCGTCAACTCACGCTCGGAACGGGCTACGATTACGCGGCGGATGTCGGCTCGCTGATCGACGCCGACCAGCTCGACCGCGTTCGGAGCCACGTCGACGACGCTCGTGAGTCAGGTGCAACAGTCCAGACTGGGGGTCGACACCGGCCCGACATCGCGCCCTACTGCTACGAGCCGACGATCCTCACCGATGTCGACCCCGAGGCCTCGGTTGCCTGCGAGGAGACCTTTGGCCCGGTTGTCTCGGTCTCATCAGTTCCGTCCACAGAGGCAGCAATCGAGGCCGCCAACGACTCGCCGTACGGACTCAACGCCAGCGTTTGGACCGCAAATCGAGAGCGGGGCCAGCGAGTCGCCCGACAGGTCGACTGCGGCACCGTCTGTGTCAACGATGGGTTTGCCGTGGGGTGGGGTGCTGTCGACGCGCCGATGGGTGGGTTCGGCGACTCCGGACTCGGTCGACGCCACGGACCAGAAGGTATCAAACGCTATCTGGAGGCCCGCACAGTTGCAGTCTCTCGTGTCGGCCCGCTGGCCCCGCCGGAGTGGGTTCCGTTGGGGTGGGCTGTCGAGGGACTGTGTGTGGCTCAACAAACCGGGCGTCGACTCAAGCGGGCCATGCGGTCTCTCCTGCGGTAG
- a CDS encoding universal stress protein codes for MPQSFVEVNVLLPIADEEDAHNTCEAVVPYLAGKDCRVFVIHVVKHKKHKVDTDAIEARAETVFEYASGCFDAVGIPVTGEVWYGTDVSETILNAAAEHAADSIILTPRKKSVWRRLISENVIGQLARSVDQPLIIVPTTEDDS; via the coding sequence ATGCCACAATCATTCGTTGAAGTGAACGTCCTGCTTCCAATTGCCGACGAGGAGGACGCCCACAACACCTGTGAAGCAGTCGTCCCGTATCTGGCAGGGAAAGACTGTCGAGTGTTCGTGATTCACGTCGTCAAACACAAGAAACACAAAGTCGACACCGACGCCATCGAAGCCCGTGCCGAAACCGTCTTCGAGTACGCAAGCGGCTGTTTCGACGCCGTCGGCATTCCGGTGACGGGCGAAGTGTGGTACGGCACGGATGTCAGCGAGACGATTCTCAATGCAGCCGCAGAACACGCTGCCGATTCGATCATTCTCACGCCGCGCAAGAAATCAGTCTGGCGGCGGCTCATCTCGGAGAACGTCATCGGACAACTCGCGAGAAGCGTCGACCAGCCGCTGATCATCGTTCCGACGACCGAAGACGATTCGTGA
- the pyrI gene encoding aspartate carbamoyltransferase regulatory subunit produces MSDHELRVSKIRNGTVIDHVSGGHALNVLSILGIDGSEGLGVSVVMNVPSDRLGLKDVVKVEDRELSQSEVDVISLIAPEATINIIRDFEVVQKNRVDRPESVIGLLSCPNRNCITNDGEPVETKFAVVEDGVRCAYCGTIIRDSLAGHIDPE; encoded by the coding sequence ATGAGCGACCACGAACTCCGGGTCTCGAAGATCCGCAACGGCACCGTTATCGACCACGTCTCCGGTGGCCACGCGCTCAACGTCCTTTCCATCCTCGGCATCGACGGCTCCGAGGGACTCGGCGTCTCGGTCGTCATGAACGTCCCCAGCGACCGCCTCGGCCTGAAGGATGTCGTCAAGGTCGAAGACCGGGAACTCAGCCAGTCGGAGGTCGACGTCATCTCGCTGATCGCCCCCGAAGCAACGATTAACATCATCCGAGATTTCGAAGTCGTCCAGAAGAACCGCGTCGACCGTCCCGAGAGCGTCATCGGCCTGCTGTCGTGTCCGAACCGGAACTGTATCACTAACGACGGCGAACCGGTCGAAACCAAGTTCGCCGTCGTCGAGGATGGCGTTCGGTGTGCCTACTGTGGGACGATTATCCGGGATTCGCTGGCCGGACATATCGATCCGGAGTAA
- a CDS encoding PAS domain S-box protein — protein MSNPPNPPENRSLYEQAASQSPIGTTIADVSRDDNPLVYVNDAFVDLTGYTEAEALGRNCRFLQGESTREEPVAELREAIAREQSTTVELRNYHKDGSMFWNRVTISPIKDDAGSVTHFLGYQEDISDAKTHAAEKTLFETHSENSDQVMFITDTAGIIEYVNPAFERVTGYSAAEAVGNTPRILNSGEQDDAFYEDLWNTILAGESWEAELTNRTQSGELYQAHQQIVPVTDEQDELTHFIAIEPDITDTQLTQQVVTVLNRVLRHNLRTSLNVIEGYTELLETDRSEADRKDAVRTIRERTKALKRISDRTTALQNILAGNDGPPMAISTLDGLVDQFRQRYPEAVFETTVPAADAEIPNGSVFRIAFEEAIENAVIHADCDPPQVMVTVDPVDGGETATVEIADNGPGIPDTEWEIIKTGNETPLRHADSIGLWLMYWSVTALGGAVDRSANEPRGSVLAFRVPLLPEST, from the coding sequence ATGAGTAATCCACCAAACCCACCTGAGAACCGCTCGCTGTACGAACAGGCGGCCAGCCAGTCGCCGATTGGTACGACAATCGCCGACGTCTCTCGGGACGACAACCCACTGGTGTACGTGAACGATGCGTTCGTCGACCTCACGGGCTACACCGAAGCCGAGGCGCTCGGACGCAACTGTCGGTTTCTGCAGGGGGAGTCGACCCGCGAGGAGCCGGTCGCCGAACTCCGCGAGGCGATTGCACGCGAACAGTCGACGACTGTCGAGCTCCGAAACTACCACAAAGACGGCTCGATGTTCTGGAACCGGGTCACTATCTCCCCAATCAAGGATGACGCCGGGAGCGTGACCCACTTTCTGGGGTATCAAGAGGACATCTCGGATGCGAAAACCCACGCGGCCGAAAAAACGCTGTTCGAAACACACTCCGAGAACTCCGATCAGGTGATGTTTATCACCGACACCGCGGGGATAATCGAGTACGTAAACCCAGCATTCGAGCGAGTGACGGGGTATTCGGCCGCCGAGGCGGTCGGGAACACACCCCGTATTCTCAACTCCGGCGAGCAGGACGACGCGTTCTACGAGGATCTCTGGAACACGATTTTGGCCGGCGAGAGCTGGGAGGCAGAACTCACCAACCGCACCCAATCCGGCGAGCTGTATCAGGCCCACCAGCAGATCGTTCCGGTCACTGATGAGCAGGACGAACTGACTCATTTCATCGCCATCGAACCGGATATCACCGACACGCAGCTCACACAGCAGGTGGTGACTGTGCTGAACCGTGTCCTCCGACACAACCTCCGGACCTCGCTCAACGTGATCGAAGGCTACACCGAGCTGTTGGAGACCGACCGCAGCGAAGCCGACCGCAAAGATGCAGTCCGGACGATCCGTGAGCGGACGAAAGCGCTGAAACGAATCAGTGATCGAACGACTGCGCTTCAAAACATCCTTGCCGGAAACGACGGGCCACCGATGGCCATCTCCACTCTCGACGGGCTGGTCGACCAGTTCCGCCAGCGGTATCCCGAGGCCGTCTTCGAGACGACGGTTCCAGCCGCCGATGCCGAGATCCCCAACGGGAGCGTGTTTCGGATCGCCTTCGAGGAAGCCATCGAGAACGCCGTGATTCATGCCGACTGCGATCCGCCGCAAGTGATGGTTACGGTCGACCCCGTAGACGGAGGCGAGACAGCCACCGTCGAAATCGCGGACAACGGACCCGGGATTCCCGACACGGAGTGGGAGATCATCAAAACGGGCAACGAAACACCGCTCCGTCACGCCGACAGCATCGGCCTCTGGCTTATGTACTGGTCGGTTACCGCCCTCGGTGGAGCCGTCGACCGGTCGGCAAACGAGCCTCGTGGGAGCGTGCTTGCGTTCCGCGTGCCGTTGCTCCCCGAGTCGACCTGA
- a CDS encoding ThuA domain-containing protein, which yields MTNVTVWNEYRHERESDVVAEIYPDGIHSVIADTLDSAGFDTQTATLDEPEHGLTEEVLAETDVLTWWGHAAHDEVRDEIVDRVHQHVLDGMGLLVLHSGHYSKIFKQLMGTSCSLKWREAAEKERLWVVEPSHPIADGIDEYIEVDDAEMYGERFDIPAPDTLVFNSWFEGGEVFRSGCCYRRGNGRVFYFRPGHETYPVYHNEAVQQVLVNAVDWAAPGEGPTPTFGNYEPREDIDTSDDRTVH from the coding sequence ATGACCAACGTCACCGTCTGGAACGAGTACCGCCACGAACGTGAGAGCGACGTCGTCGCCGAAATTTACCCCGATGGCATCCATTCTGTCATCGCCGACACGCTCGATTCGGCTGGCTTCGACACCCAAACTGCAACCCTCGACGAACCCGAACACGGGCTGACTGAGGAGGTCTTGGCCGAAACTGACGTCCTTACATGGTGGGGCCATGCGGCCCACGACGAGGTCCGCGACGAGATCGTCGACCGCGTTCACCAGCATGTCCTCGATGGGATGGGGCTGCTCGTTCTCCATTCGGGCCACTATTCGAAGATTTTCAAGCAACTGATGGGGACCTCCTGCTCACTCAAATGGCGGGAAGCCGCCGAAAAGGAACGACTCTGGGTTGTCGAGCCGAGCCATCCGATTGCCGATGGCATTGACGAATACATCGAGGTCGACGACGCCGAGATGTACGGCGAGCGGTTCGATATCCCGGCTCCAGACACGCTCGTGTTCAACTCGTGGTTCGAGGGTGGCGAGGTGTTCCGGTCGGGCTGTTGTTATCGTCGTGGCAACGGTCGTGTCTTCTACTTCCGGCCGGGCCACGAAACGTATCCTGTTTATCACAATGAGGCCGTCCAGCAGGTGTTGGTCAACGCCGTCGACTGGGCCGCGCCGGGCGAGGGACCGACGCCGACGTTCGGCAACTACGAGCCACGGGAGGATATCGATACGAGCGACGACCGAACGGTTCACTGA
- the pyrB gene encoding aspartate carbamoyltransferase: MRQDHLISATQLSRADIEAVLDRAAEIDADPAAWGDAHGRAVLGLCFFEPSTRTKMSFDTAIKRLGGTTTDMGSVDSSSVKKGESLADTVRVVEGYADALVLRHPSEGAAKMAAEFVDVPVINAGDGAGQHPSQTLLDLYTIRENVGLDDLSIGIMGDLKYGRTVHSLAEALTNFDVRQHFISPESLRLPRGVRFDLHQSGAQVREHTELEGVLPDLDVLYVTRIQRERFPDENEYEKVAGEYQIDTKTLEAAADDLAVMHPLPRVDEIDPAVDGTDHATYFEQAHNGVPVRMALLDYLLSEEVDQ; this comes from the coding sequence ATGCGACAGGACCACCTCATTTCCGCGACCCAGCTCTCGCGGGCAGACATCGAGGCGGTGCTCGACCGGGCTGCCGAGATCGACGCCGACCCGGCGGCGTGGGGCGATGCCCACGGCCGAGCCGTTCTCGGCCTCTGCTTTTTCGAGCCGAGCACCCGTACGAAAATGAGTTTCGACACCGCCATCAAGCGACTCGGCGGCACCACCACCGACATGGGATCGGTCGACTCCTCGTCGGTCAAAAAGGGCGAAAGCCTCGCCGACACTGTCCGCGTGGTCGAAGGCTACGCCGACGCGCTCGTCCTCCGGCATCCCAGCGAGGGTGCAGCCAAGATGGCCGCCGAGTTCGTCGACGTCCCCGTGATCAATGCGGGCGACGGCGCGGGCCAGCACCCGAGCCAAACGCTGCTTGATCTGTACACCATCCGCGAAAACGTCGGCCTCGATGACCTCTCGATTGGGATCATGGGCGACCTCAAATACGGCCGGACGGTCCACTCGCTGGCCGAGGCACTGACCAACTTCGACGTGCGACAGCATTTCATCAGCCCCGAGAGCCTGCGACTCCCCCGCGGCGTCCGGTTCGACCTCCACCAGTCGGGCGCGCAGGTCAGAGAACACACCGAACTGGAGGGTGTCTTGCCGGACCTCGACGTGCTGTACGTCACCCGCATCCAGCGCGAGCGATTCCCCGACGAAAACGAGTACGAGAAGGTCGCTGGCGAGTACCAGATCGACACCAAGACGTTGGAGGCCGCTGCCGACGATCTGGCCGTTATGCACCCCCTCCCACGGGTCGACGAGATCGATCCCGCGGTCGACGGGACCGACCACGCGACCTACTTCGAGCAGGCCCACAACGGCGTGCCGGTCCGCATGGCACTGCTTGACTACCTGCTCTCGGAGGAGGTCGACCAATGA